The genomic interval gtgaagatctggaaacagcccaagtgtccatcagtggacgagtggattaaaaagcagtggtacatatatactatggaatactatggggccatggaaaagaaggaaatcttaccttttgcaacaacatggatggacatggaaactattatgttaagtgaaataagccaggcagaaaaagaaaaatgtatgacctcactcatttgaggaatccaatgaacaatgtgaactgagaaacagaattgggacagaggagagatcaaagggaccagaggaaaagaggacagagggaaagaggatgataggatgggataaagcttaagggaaggggggagggcgctctAGGGAGAAATGACAGAATTAGAGAAACACCATTTGACCACTACATTTGCAATAATTTTGTCATATATGAATCaccaatggattttaaaaacagaaggtaaaattttttttttctttcatttttctgaagctggaaacagggagagacagtcagacagactcccgcatgcgcccgaccgggatccacccggcacgcccaccaggggcgacgctctgcccaccagggggcgatgctctgcccatcctgggcgtcgccatgttgcgaccagagccactctagcgcctgaggcagaggccacagagccatccccagcgcccgggccatctttgctccaatggagccttggctgcgggaggggaagagagagacagagagtaaagcgcggcggaggggtggagaagcaaatgggcgcttctcctgagtgccctggccaggaatcgaaccccggtcctccgcacgctaggccgacgctctaccgctgagccaacccgccagggccagaAGGTAAAATTTTAACAAGGAAAACGTTATGTTTATATAGTATCAAAATATCTACCAAAAGCAATCCTTATTAATTATAAGGTGAAAATTAATAATCTTTAATAATGGTAACTTTACAGCAGAGAATCAGGCAGACACCACCTTAGCCAATAGTTCAAGGACTAAAACACAagtaatttcaaaaattaatattatatgcCTTTATATAATATGCAGTGTGGTGTAACTGGTGAAaatctaagatttaaaaaaaaattatatatatatatatatatatatttacacagaaGGGAAACCGAATAAAAAGTTAATTCACCCAGTAGGAATTCAGAGTATTCTtctcaagataccaatggcataatttacagaactagaacaaaaatgtcaaaaatttatatggaaccataaatgACCCTGTATAGCCAAGGTAATCTTGAGAAATAAACACAATGGTGAGATAATTGtgctacttgatatcaaactgtACTACAAGGCCGTAGTcctcaaaacaacatggtataggcataaaaagagacatatagatcaatggaacagaatagagaacccagaaatcaacccatgcctttatggtcaattaatacttgacaaagAAAGCAGGAATATACAATAGAGTAAATATAGACTATTCATATAAATTGTATTCAGAAAATCTTTGTATCCCCAAtaacagtcttttaaaaattcataagcaAAAGCATAtgtcagaagaaaaaaagacaaaatcataATTATAATTCTGAAAAGGTTTGCATAAAATATTGCATACATCATATACGAGATGATGAACAAGCAAAATATAtcaattagaaataaagaatatatggtaaattatatttgtaaaagaaaataaacagaaaacacagactctctcttttttaaaaaaccctgctTTGTAGCACATGCCCACGTTCATAGCGCATGATTCTTATCACGCTGATCACAGGCTACTAACATGACGTCACAGATGTGAGTTGGGAGGACAGGCGCACAATCAGCTTGAAGCCAACAAAGCCAGCATAAAAGAATCAGTTCAGAAAAAAGTTCTCCAGGAGCAAATCATGATGCTGAATGAGTGTTACTCAATAACATAGCATGCAAACTATATAATCAAAAACTGACCTgtctcaaaggagaaaaagacaaaaccacAATTACACTTCCGCAACATGTTCTGCATACAATTCTGCATATACCTTATAAGAAACAAAGCAATGAATAGTAACAAATATACATTATAAGGTATAAAAACTATTAACAATACAAGTAGCAAACTAGACCTTCTTGACAAATTAATGATACTTACACATGACAACAGATTGACTATTCTATTAAAGTTATATGGAGATGACAACCCTACAGTAATTTAGGAGCTATGTCTCACTTGCCCCTGACTGCAATAAGAGGATGTAGAGATTGCTATTTAAAGAAGTTAACCTTCTTCACACACATTTCCAAGGCCTGTTTGATATCTCTGTTCCTCAGGCTGTAGATGAAGGGGTTCAGCATGGGGGTAACTACCGTGTACATGACGGAAGCAGTGATGTCCGTGGAATCCCATGAGGAGAAAAAGTAAACACCTGCGAGTGTCCCGTAGTATAAGGACACCACAAAGAGATGGGAGCTACAGGTAGAAATGGCTTTATAGAGTCCCTTAGTGGAGGGGACCCTCAAGATGATGGTCCCTATACGAACATATGAGCCTAAAATAATACACAAAGGCAAGAATGAAAGCATTCCTGCCTCGGTAAAGATGACCAGCTCATTGATGGAGGTGTCAGAGCAGCTCAGCTTCAGGAGCGCAGCAAGgtcacagaagaagtggctgaTGGTGCTGTTGGCACAGAAGGACAGTCGAACCAAGAGGAGCGTGTGCAACAGGGCATTGACACAGCACAAAATCCAGGACCCAGCCACCAGCAGGGCACACAGTCCCTCCCTCATGATGGTGATGTAGCGTAGAGGGTGACAGATGGCTCCATATCTGTCATATGCCATCACTGCCAGGAGGAAATTATCTAGACAACCAAACAGTATAAAAAAATACACCTGAGCAATGCATCCCACATAGGAGATGGATTGTCGCCGAGTCTGCATGTTCGTGAGCATCTTCGGGACAGTGACAGATgacagagaaatgtcagagaaggccaagtggctgaggaagaagtacatgggcgtGTGCAGGCGGGAGTCCAGCCTGATGAGCAGGATGATGAGCAGGTTGCCCAGCACCGTGGTCAGGTACATGCCCAGGAACAGGGTGAAGAACCCGCGCTGCTGCCCTGGCCGCAtggggagccccaggaggaggaaCTCGGACACGCTGCTCTGGTTCTCGGGCCCCATGCTGCTCTCTGTctgctggggaggaaggaggtttGGGACTCTCAGCAACCTGGAAAGGACAGCCAGGACCATCATGTTTCAGACTCTAATTCAACAGGAAAACCAGGAATTTTTAACTGCCCTTCTATTAATTTCTCACACCTGTGAATGATTATATACTGCTTATCCCAGTGGGGAATCCAGGAAAACATCACACCCCAAGTTAGCCAACAAGACCATATTACACTGAAGCAAGAGGGTGTTCACTGTTGCATTCTccattatttattgagcatgaGTTTGTGCCTGGAACCCACTAAGGACTGACATTCAGCAGTGAACAAGTAAAGCAAGATCCCAATTCTGTGAGGTTAAATGGTGATGGTCATGGAGGGACAATGTCCATCCCAGGCCAAAGCCACACTACACTGACTCACTGGCAGAAATAGAGGATGAGCCCGGAAAACTGCTCTCACTTGTTTCTGCCTTAAAGTAACGTGAGACTCCAGGGCTGAGCTGGCCTTGTTGGAGCGTTGTCACACTCCTCCCGTGAGCCTGCTGGGTCCATTGACCTACAGCTTTAATCTCATGATGCTCTAAAACTGTGGCCTTTTAAAACCACTTGATTCCAGAGGAGCTCTGAGACCAGAGTGGTCCACAAACTTTCTTCCTAATGATGCAGAATGTTTTGGTGAATATTTGAGTACTGGCCTGAGGACCTGAGTTTCCCAATCAAATCCACACATCAGTCTATATTCTCAGAATTTAAAGCCACTTCACAACTGCACTAAGAATttgcattctttcatttatttttgcttttaataaatagaaacatataTAATACAAATGCTGCAAGCACACAACAGTACAGTAGAGGACAGAAtggcacacacatatatgtgtctACGTCAATGTTATATGTGATTTGTTATGTACATCACTTGACATATATGTACTTCCAGGCAAGTGTCCTTTTCGttttatagatgtggaaactgaggccaaagaTTGAAGTAACTTTCCCAGGTCTCACCACAATTTGATGGTGATTCCACACAAATTTCACACAGCATGATGCCTGGAGTATTATTCTTTTAGACTTTGCATGTTTAATAAAAGGAACCAAAGGTTTGCAAAATCTGAGCAATTCAGTTACACTCAGGTCTAGAAAATGATAGACTTGTTTCAAGAAACAGGGAGAAGTTTAGAATTTGGTATTCTCAGCAATTGGTGCCCCAGAAGAAGGACACCTCAGGTAATATTTGAGATCATGGATACAGATCATACatctgcaacacacacacacacacacacacacagtcatggaCACAGAGTCCCACACAACCCGCTAGCACACAGGCAGACCCATCGCCAAGGGCAGAGTCCCAGCCCCTCTGACCTGTGCCCGTCACTGCTGAGTCAGACCCTTCTGCTCCAGACTGCTGCCCGACTCCTCAGGTTTCTTCAGGAGGCCTTAGgtccagacacagagaagaaacatCTGAAACACAGTCCCAAGCTTTGGGATTATTTCTGGCTGCCCTTTGGGGAGCTGTGTGCCCAAGAGCGAGAGGGACTGGAGTCCTTGGGGACAGTGTCCCTGATTCCAGTGATGCTCTGAGCTCCTTTTTTCTTAGTCATTATTCCAGCTGGGACTGAAAATTttcaactttatattttaaaatgattttaaaaatatagaaatgctataaaaatggcATGAAGAATTCCTCTACAGGTTCCACCCAGATTCTCCAATGGTTAACTGTTTACTGTGTTACCCttctgtgtatatgtattttGTGTGCACCTTTCAGGCTTACATTTTCAGTAGATACACCACAGTGCCTATTAATTTTCCCATGACTAGTGTTTTGATCCTCCATCAGATGGCTAACGTGCTGTCTGCCTGGTTCTCTGCTGTGAAGTTACCATTTCTTTAAAGTTACTATTTTAACCTTGTAATTAATTAATTGTTATTATGTGGGTAGATATTTTGATACTGTGTAAACATAACATTTTCCTTGTTATATTTTGCCCTCTATACTTAACATCCATGGCtgattttttagtttaatattgcATATATTTAATCAGTTGATTTCCATAATCTTCTATAGGTAACCAACTACAAAACAGGCATATTTTTACCAAAACACTAAATCCCTGAGCTAATTACTGTAAAGGGGATGTGCTCGATATGAAAGTGTTTTGTCCAAAGAGAGTTCAAATCCTTTGTCTAGAGAACACAGCTCTGACTCCACGGCCCCAGTGTACGTGCTATGATTTAACACAAGTATATTCTAGGTGGCAGATGATCTGCAGCTACTGATTTTGTTCACTAAGTCTAAACAGGACATGGTTTTGAGAGGTAACACCAACAAAATTATTACCATGGAATTAATACTCCATTCTGGGGAAACGTTCTGTTGCAAATTACTTGAGGGGTTTTAGACGGGACAGACAGTGGTTCATAGGACTTATTTGTAAACTCTATAATAGGGATGTTGTAACATACTTACCTattgtgctttattttatttttattttattttattttctatacaatttattggggtgacattgatttttttaagagagatgaTGGgatggcctggcgtgcagaagtcccaggttcgattcctggccagggcacacaggagaagtgcccatctgcttctccacccctccccctctcctttctctctgtttctcgcttcccctcccgcagccagggctccattggagcagagttggcccagacgctgaggatggctctgtggcttctgcctcaggcactggaatggctctggttgcagcagagcgaagccccaggtgggcagagcattgccccctggtgggcatgctgggtggatcccggtcgggtgcatgcgggagtctgtctgactgcctccctgtttccaacttcaggaaagtacaaaaattaaaaatttttaaaaaaaagagagatgatgggagctagagagacagacttccacatgcacctgaccaagatcTACCTGACAACCCCAGCTACAtatgatgctcaagtactgagctatttttagtgcttgagacaGAGGATCCTTATAGTCATATCCCATGCCCACGGCCTATGTGCTCCAACCAATCCAGCCCATGGGTGTGGGAGGAGAATAGAGgtgtgagggagggaaagagaggcagaaggtcacttctcatAAGTCTCTTGACTGAGAATCCAACCCAGTACACTAACaagctgggtcaacactctacaactgagccaacctgccagagctgaggtaacactgattaataaaattacatatgtttcaggtgtgcagttctataatacatcacctgtatattgtttttatttatttatttattttaatttattttttattttagtgagaggaaggaaggcagagagagactcctgcatgcactcccaccagaatctacccagaaaatccactagggggtgatgctctgttcatccGTCTCCcttgctctgtttcaaccagagccactctttagttcctgaggcagaggccatggagccatcctcagagccccggGGCCAACTTATTCTAATCAAGCCCAGGCtacaggagaggtggagaagacagacagagagagagagagagagagagagaaagagagagagagagagaagcaagagggaaagggtggagaagcagatgggcgtctctcctgtgtgccctgactgggaattggacccAAGACATCCAATagctaggctgatgctcttccgctgagccaaccaacaagAGCGATCACCTGTAtcttgcattgtgtgtttactaccctaagtcaagtcttcttcgATCACTGATTATCTCCCCtttactcccttctccctcccctctctaaattgGGGATCTTGCatgaaaaaattattgaaaatgtaGTGGCCAAATggtgatttttctgtttttgttaatTCTTCTGTGTTCACTAGTTGTAGATCCCTATAAGAATGAACTTACCCTTGTTCCTCactcattattcatttatttatttctactactGTGGCCTCGTGGATTCCTATTTTCTGAGCTATAACCCATTACCAGtgttacatacatatttatatgaagCTTTAGGTGTGTTCATTGTTTACAAGGATTCTAAATGCTCTCAGAGAAGCCAGTGGGGAAACATATATGAAACAAACACAAGaagtaaaaagtagaaagaaagaactgAGTCTTTACCTGTAGGAGGTGGGTCAGGAGTAGGACAGAGAGAATGGGGGATGGGAACAGTGTACACGTTGACATGTAACTTAAATTTCTATCTATTTATACATTGTAAACCCTATGAATTTGAACTGATATCTCTTATTCTAGTTTGACAACAGAGAGCTCTTTCCAGCCCCTCCTTCTCCGTGTGCACAGCACCTTCCCCGGGAGTGgggactccctccctctccctcaggcTCACTTATCTGCTGAATCTTGGACACATGCTGACTTGTTTCAGAACCTGGAACTCATAGCACTGTAATGACACTCCAAGTGCAGCTTAAAATTTgttctcaatttattttattaattgtgagAGTGTACAGACATGATTCTGGATACAAGACTTACTTAagttatgtatattattttcacCTTTAGTCGAATTATGATAGTAATTtgaaatacagtcatccctcaccatatcgcacttcacttttcatggtctcactgtatcgggGATTTTTCAATggtgtatatttaattttatattgcatATTTTTCACTATTTCATGAGTGTTTAAGTAGGTTTGagagtatagaaagtgtttaagagcataggaagtgtttataagagtgtgagaaaggttaaCACCAGTCTGGGAAAGGTTTGTAAGAGTGTGGGTGGGGTTTATGAagccttaaaatacataaaataataaaataaatataaggtcgcaaCTTCTTgatctggaacctaacccctgcaatagacgagggaccactgataggttctattgtgttcttttattctattttgctttattgatcactcctat from Saccopteryx leptura isolate mSacLep1 chromosome 2, mSacLep1_pri_phased_curated, whole genome shotgun sequence carries:
- the LOC136392918 gene encoding olfactory receptor 1J4-like, with translation MGPENQSSVSEFLLLGLPMRPGQQRGFFTLFLGMYLTTVLGNLLIILLIRLDSRLHTPMYFFLSHLAFSDISLSSVTVPKMLTNMQTRRQSISYVGCIAQVYFFILFGCLDNFLLAVMAYDRYGAICHPLRYITIMREGLCALLVAGSWILCCVNALLHTLLLVRLSFCANSTISHFFCDLAALLKLSCSDTSINELVIFTEAGMLSFLPLCIILGSYVRIGTIILRVPSTKGLYKAISTCSSHLFVVSLYYGTLAGVYFFSSWDSTDITASVMYTVVTPMLNPFIYSLRNRDIKQALEMCVKKVNFFK